A genomic stretch from Schistosoma haematobium chromosome 2, whole genome shotgun sequence includes:
- the TRIP11_1 gene encoding thyroid hormone receptor interactor 11, variant 2 (EggNog:ENOG410V8U1~COG:S) — protein sequence MFVESQENSKKSRPGKKKKKKPTTQWDATDIAKSPKSVSCEMSSQTDYSQVKDSSVQSADQVETNDAFTEVYFYQSSSSTSVQTDSLVQSLSKELQTDSPYEKATTSIPTTSVEIQFCSTDCENAYHLGNIDDASSNNYHFTCSNEAQQTQSSLHNVFSKSDEINELVDQLTNEINTYHRVIFDMLNRNGVESSQIMSALSQSILFSQSNHETNNDLLEKLKFLINTIQSHHECITKNDVQKTVNMSLSVPVSNTRLSGEISDSTEVELDAWQDDDFPELNSNASEETKCQSELPTDNITNCNEKLQDELPSSHSLKEKIQQLEEMLSNSSIANANRIAELESQLEPFNRLQKSLNTTVSDLLSLPPPPTLPSHLLSQQSSCTWPPTSVEDQLALLTASEVSARNEIIRLNDSLSLFKEKCKRLECDNQQLYDQLAHCEENLKSSNSTENLQISDDFVELSSLAYQICVSLDPEVSEKEWNPDDWEIELFTLLKDRLDSELTETDDQSESVVKLSAEVAALRDILAQHTTFRTQAERDLKHLLFTIQNQHDMIDKLKMEKQQLESVLPGMESKLTPITTTVVTTACAATSTDSPVIATVSTSTSTTTDDVVNDDTEHKCKASCIDTETQTSPITDNAIDEMNKRKENYEQYCKELIKYICSIYNDHLVNSSQNCETFIVSPDSFELTNISKVFSLLEKFSFKFNEYKINSDNFQSMYNTLVNSLQQKHAESQLYHERLQHSLNELNEVRKHREEAEILVNSLREQLNVKQMEADNIVKQSLLMNETITASTKFVDQSSKMNFEEETSNEEKLIAEIQRLQAHLVEMEESYTSEAVIAENREVELRSRLNEAEKSLAQLKDSCTTTDTQLQTAYSERDDALKHLEASRREVLDLKESLKTLQTVLDNFQRNQEATLLAETEHLRAELNRTIQKEMATKQEMEQLNKSIIKYQELANELNQMKNVNQQLREQILRLETKVKKRDTENNGLRDRLAKMAVDTDARIDKVLIKNLLLSYLQLPANQRSSAIRVIGSLLEFSDEDYLKIGNESGTLPKLMKWVRTTVSNLPSGPPKDVLLSSNNNDKTFTELLLAFLEEESSPRSTIKLPMDYYTPDMVSSTNNSRKQVNTSGTEDEKYPVSKIITGSTSLSNPPKSDNDSNLLDHKPVFYML from the exons ATGTTTGTTGAAAGTCAAGAAAATTCGAAAAAATCACGTCCTggtaaaaagaagaaaaagaaaccaA CTACTCAATGGGATGCAACAGATATTGCAAAGTCTCCTAAATCAGTTTCTTGTGAAATGTCATCCCAG aCTGATTATAGTCAAGTGAAGGATTCATCTGTTCAGTCTGCTGATCAAGTTGAAACAAATG ATGCGTTTACTgaagtttatttttatcaatcaaGCAGTTCCACTTC TGTTCAAACAGATTCTCTAGTTCAATCATTAAGTAAAGAACTGCAAACTGATTCACCATATGAAAAAGCAACAACATCAATTCCAACCACGTCAGTTGAAATTCAGTTTTGTTCAACAGATTGTGAAAATGCCTATCATTTAGGAAATATTGACGATGCTTCtagtaataattatcatttcacATGTTCAAACGAAGCACAACAAACACAATCGTCATTACATAATGTTTTCAGTAAATCTGACGAAATAAACGAACTAGTTGACCAacttacaaatgaaataaatacttaTCATCGGGTGATATTCGATATGTTAAATCGTAATGGAGTTGAATCATCACAAATCATGTCAGCTTTGTctcaatcaatattattttccCAGTCAAATCATGAAACTAATAATGATTTACTTGAAAAGTTAAAATTTTTGATAAACACCATTCAGTCTCATCATGAATGTATTACTAAAAACGATGTTCAAAAA ACTGTGAATATGAGCTTATCTGTGCCTGTTTCTAATACACGTTTATCTGGTGAAATAAGTGATTCTACAGAAGTTGAGTTAGATGCTTGGCAAGATGATGATTTCCCTGAATTGAATTCTAATGCTTCAGAAGAAACGAAATGTCAAAGTGAACTTCCTACTGATAATATAACAAATTGCAATGAAAAACTTCAAGATGAG CTCCCATCTTCTCATAGTCTGAAGGAGAAAATCCAACAGCTAGAAGAAATGCTTTCAAATAGTAGTATCGCGAATGCGAATCGTATAGCTGAACTAGAAAGCCAATTAGAACCATTCAATCGTTTACAAAAGTCTTTAAACACAACTGTTTCGGATTTATTATCACTTCCACCACCGCCTACTTTGCCCAGTCATTTACTCAGCCAACAATCTTCCTGTACATGGCCACCTACAAGTGTTGAAGACCAACTAGCTCTATTAACTGCTTCTGAGGTTTCTGCTCGTAATGAAATCATTCGTTTGAACGATTCACTTTCATTGTTTAAAGAAAAATGTAAACGACTAGAATGCGATAACCAACAGTTGTATGATCAGTTAGCTCACTGTGAAGAAAATCTCAAATCTTCTAATTCTACAGAGAACTTACAGATTTCGGACGATTTTGTTGAATTAAGCTCTCTGGCTTATCAGATTTGTGTTTCCCTCGATCCTGAGGTTAGTGAAAAAGAATGGAATCCTGATGATTGGGAAATTGAGTTATTTACTCTACTTAAG GATCGCCTAGATTCAGAATTAACTGAAACTGATGATCAATCTGAAAGTGTTGTCAAATTGTCTGCAGAAGTTGCAGCACTTCGTGATATTTTAGCGCAGCACACAACATTCCGAACACAAGCAGAACGAGATTTAAAACATTTACTTTTCACAATTCAAAACCAACATGATATGATTGATAAGTTGAAAATGGAGAAGCAACAGTTGGAAAGTGTCTTGCCAGGCATGGAGTCCAAACTTACACCTATTACTACTACTGTCGTTACCACTGCCTGCGCCGCTACCTCTACTGACTCTCCTGTTATTGCTACTGTTAGTACTAGTACCTCTACAACAACCGACGATGTTGTCAATGATGATACAGAACATAAATGTAAAGCATCATGTATTGATACTGAAACACAAACCTCCCCAATTACTGATAACGCTATTGACGAAATGAATAAGCGCAAAGAAAATTATGAACAATATTGTAAAGAactaatcaaatatatttgttcTATATACAATGATCATTTGGTCAATTCATCACAAAACTGTGAAACATTTATCGTGTCACCTGACTCTTTTGAACTCACAAATATTTCAAAAGTCTTTTCTTTATTAGAAAAGTTCAGTtttaaatttaatgaatataaaattaattcagATAATTTCCAATCGATGTACAATACGTTAGTGAATAGTTTACAACAGAAACATGCTGAAAGTCAATTATATCATGAGAGATTACAGCAttctttaaatgaattaaatgaagttAGAAAACATCGAGAGGAAGCAGAAATTTTAGTGAATAGTTTACGAGAACAATTAAATGTTAAACaa ATGGAGGCTGACAATATCGTGAAACAATCTCTGTTAATGAATGAAACTATAACAGCGTCAACTAAATTCGTAGATCaatcaagtaaaatgaattttgAAGAGGAAACATCAAACGAAGAAAAATTAATAGCCGAAATCCAACGCTTACAAGCACATTTAGTTGAG ATGGAAGAATCTTATACCTCTGAAGCTGTTATTGCAGAAAATCGTGAGGTGGAACTTCGTTCACGTTTAAACGAAGCTGAAAAGTCCCTTGCTCAACTAAAAGATTCATGTACTACAACAGATACGCAATTGCAGACAGCTTATTCTGAACGAGACGATGCTTTAAAACATTTGGAGGCTAGTCGACGTGAAGTTCTGGATTTAAAAGAGAGTTTAAAAACTCTACAAACAGTTTTAGATAATTTTCAGCGCA aTCAGGAAGCTACTCTTCTAGCTGAAACGGAACATCTTCGAGCTGAACTTAATCGAACTATTCAAAAAGAAATGGCTACAAAACAAGAGATGgaacaattaaataaatcaattatcaaatatcaagaattagccaatgaattaaatcaaatgaaaaatgttaatcaaCAATTACGTGAACAAATCCTTCGACTTGAAACAAAAG TTAAAAAACGTGATACAGAAAATAATGGACTTCGTGATCGTCTTGCTAAAATGGCTGTAGATACAGATGCACGAATTGATAA AGTACTAATTAAGAATTTGCTACTTAGCTACTTGCAGTTACCTGCAAATCAACGTAGTAGTGCTATTCGAGTTATCGGAAGTTTGTTGGAATTTTCAGATGAGGATTACTTGAAA ATTGGCAATGAATCTGGCACATTACCTAAACTAATGAAATGGGTTCGAACCACTGTATCTAATTTACCTAGTGGACCCCCAAAAGATGTTCTACTTTCATCGAATAATAACGATAAG